One Gadus morhua chromosome 13, gadMor3.0, whole genome shotgun sequence genomic window carries:
- the LOC115557626 gene encoding cysteine and glycine-rich protein 1: MPFGGGNKCGRCQKTVYFAEDVQCEGQSWHKSCFQCMVCKKSLDSTTVAVHVDEIYCKSCYGKKYGPKGYGFGGGAGTLSTDRGEHLGIKHEAPAAHQPTNNPNDSKFAQNLPGSDVCLRCSKTVYAAEKVIAGGNSWHKACFRCAKCGKGLESTTVADKDGEIYCKACYGKNFGPKGFGFGQGAGALAYAQ, from the exons ATGCCTTTCGGAGGAGGAAACAAGTGCGGCCGCTGCCAGAAGACGGTCTACTTCGCCGAGGACGTCCAGTGTGAGGGCCAGAGCTGGCACAAGTCCTGCTTCCAGtgca TGGTGTGCAAAAAGAGCCTGGACAGCACAACGGTGGCCGTCCATGTGGACGAGATCTACTGCAAGTCCTGCTACGGCAAGAAGTACGGGCCAAAAGGCTACGGGTTCGGGGGCGGAGCCGGGACCCTGAGCACGGACCGCGGAGAGCACCTCGGGATCAAGCACGAAGC cCCAGCTGCCCACCAGCCCACCAACAACCCCAACGACTCCAAGTTTGCCCAGAACCTGCCGGGCTCTGACGTGTGTCTGCGCTGCAGCAAGACGGTCTACGCCGCCGAGAAGGTCATCGCCGGGGGCAAC TCCTGGCATAAAGCCTGCTTCCGCTGTGCCAAATGTGGCAAGGGGCTTGAGTCCACCACCGTGGCCGACAAAGATGGAGAGATCTACTGCAAAG CATGCTACGGGAAGAACTTTGGCCCCAAGGGATTTGGGTTCGGCCAGGGGGCCGGTGCTCTGGCGTACGCCCAGTGA
- the LOC115557627 gene encoding troponin I, slow skeletal muscle, whose product MPAQGLERKPKISASRKLMLKSMMVARATEELEQELEEKEEEKTKYLEEKSPPLQTGSMSLEDLQALCQEIHSKITVVDEERYNIEAKVMHNSREIKDLNIKVLDLRGKFKRPDLRRVRVSADAILRSLLGSKHKVSLDLRGNLKSVKKEDTEKEKTAEVGDWRKNVEAMSGMEGRKKMFDAANQ is encoded by the exons ATGCCTGCGCAAGG ACTTGAG aGAAAACCCAAAATATCTGCATCTCGCAAGCTCATGCTTAAG AGCATGATGGTTGCCAGGGCAacagaggagctggagcaggagttggaggagaaggaggaggagaagacaaaGTACCTGGAGGAGAAATCGCCGCCCCTTCAGACCGGAAGCATGTCTCTGGAGGACCTGCAG GCGCTGTGCCAGGAGATCCACTCCAAAATCACTGTGGTGGACGAGGAACGCTACAACATCGAAGCAAAGGTCATGCACAACAGCAGAGAG atcaaAGACCTGAACATCAAGGTGCTGGACCTGAGGGGGAAGTTCAAACGGCCCGACCTGCGGCGGGTGAGGGTCTCTGCGGATGCCATCCTGCGTTCCCTTCTGGGCTCCAAACACAAGGTGTCCCTGGACCTGAGGGGCAACCTCAAGTCCGTCAAGAAGGAGGACACCGAGAAG GAGAAGACAGCGGAGGTGGGCGACTGGAGGAAGAACGTTGAGGCCATGTCAGGCATGGAGGGCAGGAAGAAGATGTTCGACGCAGCCAACCAGTGA